From Corynebacterium sp. BD556, the proteins below share one genomic window:
- a CDS encoding DUF2334 domain-containing protein: protein MPGHVLVSLSSIFDATVDDVATVVADLERENIPVSLLVAPHIDKKWRLAKDDTTRGWLDEQRAAGRALILNGFDQPAQGRRAEFATLGAHEARLRLKGATRQMSSLGYEFDIFAPPRWQLSEGTLAVVEDFGFKMVASTRGLHLVETGGFFRCRNLSVGEGFGAAKWWRRNVIRAASRGAAKGNTIRLSVSGRELDEKKVRRDFIAAAVGAAEHGAVPADYRLFLP, encoded by the coding sequence ATGCCCGGCCACGTTCTCGTCTCGTTGTCTTCGATTTTCGACGCCACTGTTGACGATGTGGCCACCGTCGTCGCCGACCTGGAGCGAGAAAACATTCCGGTTTCTTTGCTGGTGGCGCCACACATTGACAAAAAATGGCGGCTGGCCAAAGATGACACAACACGAGGCTGGCTAGACGAGCAACGTGCCGCGGGCCGCGCCCTGATTCTCAACGGCTTCGATCAGCCTGCCCAGGGCCGCCGCGCCGAGTTCGCCACTCTGGGCGCCCACGAGGCGCGTTTGCGGCTCAAAGGCGCGACCCGGCAGATGAGCTCTTTGGGCTACGAATTCGACATCTTCGCCCCGCCCCGCTGGCAGCTTTCCGAGGGCACCCTCGCTGTGGTGGAGGACTTCGGGTTTAAGATGGTTGCCTCCACCAGGGGGCTGCATCTGGTGGAAACTGGAGGTTTCTTCCGCTGCCGTAACCTCTCCGTCGGTGAAGGTTTCGGTGCGGCCAAGTGGTGGCGCCGAAACGTCATTCGCGCCGCTAGCCGTGGCGCCGCGAAGGGCAATACAATCCGCCTGTCCGTCTCGGGGCGCGAACTGGACGAGAAGAAAGTCCGCCGAGACTTCATTGCCGCAGCCGTCGGTGCAGCCGAACACGGTGCCGTGCCCGCCGACTATCGGCTGTTCTTGCCCTGA
- a CDS encoding response regulator transcription factor — MADTNLGVKVLVVDDEPNIVELLTVSLKFQDFEVESAQSGAEALKIAHEFRPDAYILDVMMPEMDGFELLGKLRAEGLDGPVLFLTAKDAVEDRIHGLTIGADDYVTKPFSLEEVITRLRVILRRGNVTDGETNDGTLRYADLTLNDDTHEVTKGDEIIDLSPTEFNLLRYLMLNAEVVLSKAKILDNVWHYDFGGDGNVVESYISYLRRKIDTGDVPLIHTVRGVGYVLRTPRQ; from the coding sequence ATGGCAGACACCAACCTCGGCGTGAAGGTTCTCGTCGTCGACGACGAACCTAATATCGTCGAACTACTCACCGTTTCCCTGAAATTTCAGGACTTTGAGGTCGAAAGCGCACAATCCGGTGCCGAGGCGCTGAAGATCGCGCACGAGTTTCGCCCCGATGCTTACATTCTTGACGTGATGATGCCCGAGATGGACGGCTTTGAGCTGCTGGGCAAGTTGCGCGCCGAGGGCCTCGACGGGCCCGTACTTTTCCTCACCGCGAAGGACGCGGTGGAAGATCGCATCCATGGTTTGACAATCGGTGCCGACGACTACGTCACCAAGCCTTTCTCGCTTGAGGAGGTCATTACTCGCCTGCGCGTGATTTTGCGCCGCGGCAACGTCACCGACGGAGAAACCAACGACGGAACTTTGCGTTACGCGGATTTGACGCTTAACGACGACACCCACGAGGTGACCAAAGGCGACGAAATTATTGATCTGTCTCCGACCGAGTTCAACCTTTTGCGCTACCTCATGCTCAATGCGGAGGTTGTGTTGTCTAAAGCGAAGATCCTTGACAACGTCTGGCATTACGATTTCGGCGGCGACGGAAACGTCGTGGAGTCCTACATTTCCTATCTACGCCGCAAAATTGACACCGGCGATGTGCCCTTGATTCATACCGTACGCGGTGTGGGCTACGTGCTTCGCACCCCGCGTCAATAA
- a CDS encoding phosphoribosylaminoimidazolesuccinocarboxamide synthase, translating into MRPELSDYDHLSGGKVREIYEVDSDTLLMVATDRISAFDFSLDPEIPDKGRVLTATSMFFFDLLSDVPNHLAGPIDDERIPEEVLGRAQVVKRLEMIPFECVARGYLTGSGKKEYDSEAAVCGIQLPGGLVEASQLPEPIFTPATKAEQGDHDENVPFDYVADKLGTDLADKLRSATLDIYTRAAEYAETRGIILADTKLEFGLDENGTLVLADEVLTPDSSRYWPADTYEEGRVQPSFDKQYVRNWLTGPKSGWDPASGVEPPELPGSVVEATRDRYVEAYERLSGKKFAKWPGAMA; encoded by the coding sequence ATGCGTCCAGAGCTTTCTGACTACGACCACCTGTCCGGCGGCAAGGTCCGCGAAATCTACGAGGTGGATTCTGACACCCTGCTGATGGTGGCCACCGACCGGATTTCCGCTTTCGACTTCTCGCTCGATCCGGAGATCCCGGATAAGGGCCGGGTGCTCACTGCAACGTCGATGTTCTTCTTCGACCTGCTGTCTGACGTCCCGAACCACCTTGCTGGCCCGATCGACGATGAGCGCATCCCCGAGGAGGTCCTCGGCCGCGCCCAGGTGGTCAAGCGCCTAGAGATGATCCCCTTTGAGTGTGTCGCCCGCGGTTACCTCACTGGTTCCGGCAAGAAGGAGTACGACAGCGAGGCCGCTGTGTGCGGCATCCAGCTTCCCGGTGGCCTCGTGGAAGCCTCTCAGTTGCCGGAACCGATTTTTACCCCGGCGACGAAAGCGGAGCAGGGCGACCACGACGAAAACGTGCCCTTTGACTATGTTGCTGACAAGTTGGGTACGGATCTTGCTGACAAGCTACGCAGCGCCACTTTGGATATTTACACCCGCGCCGCTGAGTACGCGGAGACTCGCGGCATCATCCTTGCTGACACGAAGCTTGAGTTCGGCCTCGACGAAAACGGCACGCTCGTGCTTGCCGACGAAGTCCTCACCCCCGATTCTTCCCGTTACTGGCCGGCTGACACGTATGAAGAGGGCCGTGTCCAGCCCAGCTTTGACAAGCAGTACGTGCGCAACTGGCTGACTGGACCGAAGTCCGGTTGGGACCCAGCCAGCGGTGTGGAGCCGCCGGAGCTTCCGGGTTCCGTCGTCGAAGCGACCCGCGACCGCTACGTCGAAGCGTACGAGCGGCTGAGCGGCAAGAAGTTTGCCAAGTGGCCGGGGGCCATGGCCTAG
- a CDS encoding glutathione peroxidase: MTKTTENLRDIELTLNDGTTATLNGIAGDDVVLLVNVASECGLTPQYEGLQSLQETYGEQGLMVIGAPCNQFMGQEPGTDEQIKDFACTRYSVTFPLLSKLEVNGVGAHPLYRRLTEVKDAAGEAGDVAWNFEKFLIGRDGRVVARIRPKTKPQDFEVIAAVEEALSF; the protein is encoded by the coding sequence ATGACAAAGACCACTGAAAACCTCCGCGACATCGAGCTCACCCTCAACGACGGCACCACCGCCACACTCAACGGTATCGCCGGCGATGACGTCGTTCTTTTAGTCAACGTTGCCTCCGAATGTGGCTTAACCCCGCAGTATGAGGGTTTGCAGAGCTTGCAGGAAACCTATGGTGAGCAGGGGTTGATGGTTATCGGTGCGCCCTGTAACCAGTTCATGGGGCAAGAACCTGGCACCGATGAGCAGATCAAGGATTTTGCGTGCACCCGATATAGCGTGACTTTCCCTTTGTTGTCCAAATTGGAGGTTAACGGTGTTGGCGCCCACCCGTTGTACCGGCGTCTTACCGAAGTGAAAGACGCCGCAGGCGAGGCTGGGGATGTGGCGTGGAATTTCGAGAAGTTTCTCATTGGGCGTGATGGTCGTGTGGTGGCGCGAATTCGCCCCAAGACGAAGCCGCAGGACTTTGAGGTCATTGCGGCTGTCGAAGAAGCGCTGAGTTTTTAA
- a CDS encoding sensor histidine kinase, whose protein sequence is MIRTTSSLLGRTTHRMSLQKTLPAIVLAVSMLAMTLSFTAVYLLMRGLLYQRADDQLQVGLETWVGQPAPWPSTGAPSEFTQSIYYPGLNRMINFMPRVYPPDYSQLEGFGPQTITSEKTGGELRYYRAVARFQEDGNIQYVAKSLDTERRLLTSLAVIELGLGGIGLFFIFFAGTYSVRRALAPLREVENTALAIADGDISRRVPAWPRETEVGKLSYAVNTMVGQLQESIEESRAKEEQMRRFVGDASHELRTPLTSIRGYTELYHKGMAPDADMVLNKIDQESGRMKLLVEDLLALTRAEGTRLDTRVINMVEICQAAADSSCAAFPEREIHVYDDTLGKALVDGDPDRLHQVFMNLIANAFKHGGPQARVKVTVRQNLDKVFIDVTDDGVGMRQEDAEHIFERFYRADSSRNRAGGGGSGLGLAITRSLIEQHGGVISVDSSPGRGSTFTVSLPMASNN, encoded by the coding sequence ATGATCCGCACGACAAGTTCTTTGCTGGGCCGGACCACGCACCGCATGTCGCTGCAAAAGACACTGCCGGCAATCGTGCTGGCGGTGTCCATGCTGGCGATGACGCTGAGCTTTACCGCAGTGTATTTGCTGATGCGCGGTCTGCTTTATCAGCGCGCTGATGACCAGTTGCAGGTTGGGCTCGAAACGTGGGTGGGCCAGCCCGCCCCGTGGCCGAGCACAGGCGCGCCCAGTGAGTTCACCCAGTCGATTTACTACCCGGGCTTGAACAGGATGATCAACTTCATGCCTCGGGTTTATCCGCCGGATTACAGCCAGTTGGAGGGCTTTGGACCGCAGACTATCACCTCAGAAAAAACCGGGGGTGAGCTGCGTTACTACCGTGCGGTGGCGCGTTTCCAGGAAGATGGAAACATTCAGTACGTGGCTAAATCCCTGGACACGGAGCGCCGCCTTTTGACGTCCCTTGCCGTCATTGAGCTGGGCTTGGGTGGCATCGGATTGTTCTTTATTTTCTTCGCGGGCACCTATTCGGTGCGCCGCGCGTTGGCCCCGCTGCGCGAGGTGGAAAACACCGCCTTGGCGATCGCCGATGGTGACATCTCCCGCCGCGTGCCCGCTTGGCCCCGTGAAACCGAAGTGGGTAAGTTGTCTTACGCCGTAAATACCATGGTGGGCCAGCTGCAGGAATCCATTGAGGAATCTCGCGCCAAGGAGGAGCAGATGCGTCGCTTTGTCGGCGACGCCTCCCACGAGCTGCGCACCCCGCTGACCAGCATCCGCGGCTACACGGAGCTTTACCACAAAGGTATGGCCCCGGACGCAGATATGGTGTTGAACAAGATTGACCAGGAGTCCGGGCGCATGAAACTTCTGGTGGAGGATCTTTTGGCTCTGACCCGTGCGGAAGGCACCCGCCTGGATACGCGGGTGATCAACATGGTGGAGATCTGTCAGGCCGCCGCCGACTCTAGCTGCGCTGCTTTTCCTGAGCGCGAGATCCATGTCTACGACGATACGTTGGGCAAAGCGCTTGTCGACGGCGACCCGGACCGGCTCCACCAAGTCTTTATGAACTTGATTGCCAACGCCTTCAAGCACGGCGGTCCCCAGGCCCGCGTCAAGGTGACCGTGCGGCAGAACTTGGACAAGGTGTTTATCGATGTCACCGATGACGGGGTGGGTATGAGGCAGGAGGATGCTGAGCACATCTTCGAGCGCTTCTACCGCGCCGATTCTTCGCGCAACCGTGCTGGGGGCGGCGGTTCCGGGCTTGGCCTGGCCATCACCCGCTCATTGATTGAGCAGCATGGCGGGGTAATCAGTGTCGATTCCTCCCCTGGGCGCGGCTCTACCTTCACCGTTTCCCTGCCCATGGCCAGCAACAATTGA
- a CDS encoding S9 family peptidase: MTMESAEANIQPPRAPQRPVTRTFHGREFVDNYEWLRDKEAPETLAYLEAENAYTQQQTQDLEALTEQIYSEIKSRVKETDMSVPQRQGGWWYYGRTIEGQNYPKSCRLAAHPDNPWTPPELPEDGSAPAGEEVLLDLNELAQGHEFFSLGASSVTESGRYLAFSTDTEGDERFELRVKDLETGELLADTLEGIFYGATWAGEDYLFYTRVDEAWRPYQIWRHRIGTPASDDVLVFEEADERFNVSIGTDRAMKNLYISTGSKLTSEWHVLPMDNPEGQFKVLWQRQQGVEYDVDYAEIGGSPTWLVTHNASGPNYEVGMCGVGKLPALADLEVLIAHDDAVRIEGIDSYRDFAFCAYRHGGIAKLSVATVGQTLSDFRPIEFDEELYTASLGGNPEWDAPMVRVSYTSYTQPTQVLDYEVATGKFTLLKQQEVCGDFNADEYVATRMWATAHDGTRVPMSVVHRADLDLSEPKPTLLYGYGSYEASMDPGFSIARLSLFDRDMVWVCAHVRGGGEMGRLWYDRGKGKEKINTFTDFIACADALVAQGITTYGQLVAEGGSAGGLLMGAVANMAPEKFAGIQALVPFVDPLTSILMPELPLTVTEWEEWGDPYHDAEFYDYIASYAPYENIEAKKYPDILAVTSLNDTRVLYVEPAKWVAKLRELSTGGEILLKTEMQAGHGGISGRYARWKQTAFEYAWTLAHSGAIKHQAGANADPGADAQTVR; this comes from the coding sequence ATGACGATGGAGAGCGCAGAGGCGAATATCCAACCCCCGAGGGCCCCGCAACGCCCGGTGACCCGGACCTTCCACGGCCGCGAGTTTGTTGACAACTATGAGTGGCTGCGCGACAAGGAAGCGCCGGAAACTTTGGCTTACTTGGAAGCGGAAAACGCCTATACCCAGCAGCAGACCCAAGACTTGGAAGCACTGACGGAACAGATCTACTCCGAGATCAAATCGCGCGTGAAAGAAACGGACATGTCCGTCCCGCAACGCCAGGGCGGCTGGTGGTACTACGGCAGAACCATTGAGGGCCAGAACTACCCCAAGAGCTGTCGGCTGGCAGCGCACCCGGACAACCCGTGGACCCCGCCGGAGCTTCCGGAGGACGGCTCCGCACCCGCCGGTGAAGAGGTGTTGCTGGATCTCAACGAATTGGCTCAGGGTCACGAGTTTTTCTCCCTGGGCGCTTCCTCAGTCACCGAATCCGGCCGCTACCTCGCGTTTTCCACCGATACGGAAGGAGATGAGCGCTTCGAGCTGCGGGTCAAAGACCTTGAGACAGGCGAGCTTTTGGCAGACACCCTAGAAGGCATCTTCTACGGCGCGACCTGGGCGGGGGAGGACTACCTGTTCTACACCCGTGTCGACGAGGCGTGGCGACCGTACCAAATCTGGCGCCACCGCATCGGCACACCGGCGAGTGATGACGTGCTCGTCTTTGAGGAAGCAGATGAGCGCTTCAATGTTTCGATCGGGACCGACCGTGCGATGAAAAACCTCTACATCTCCACTGGGTCCAAGCTGACCAGCGAATGGCACGTCCTGCCCATGGACAACCCGGAGGGCCAGTTCAAGGTGCTTTGGCAGCGGCAGCAGGGAGTGGAATACGACGTTGACTACGCCGAAATCGGCGGCAGCCCAACGTGGCTGGTCACCCACAACGCTTCAGGCCCGAACTACGAGGTGGGAATGTGCGGCGTCGGCAAGCTTCCTGCCCTTGCAGACCTTGAGGTGCTCATCGCGCACGACGACGCAGTACGCATCGAAGGCATCGACTCCTACCGTGACTTCGCGTTTTGTGCCTACCGCCACGGCGGCATCGCAAAGCTATCCGTGGCGACGGTGGGGCAGACTCTCAGCGACTTCCGCCCCATCGAGTTCGACGAGGAACTCTACACCGCAAGCCTCGGAGGCAACCCTGAGTGGGATGCGCCGATGGTGCGCGTCAGCTACACCTCCTACACGCAGCCAACGCAAGTGCTTGACTACGAGGTGGCAACCGGCAAATTCACCCTGCTTAAGCAGCAGGAGGTCTGCGGCGACTTCAACGCGGACGAGTACGTGGCGACGCGCATGTGGGCCACGGCACACGACGGCACCCGCGTTCCCATGTCTGTTGTCCACCGCGCCGACCTCGACCTAAGCGAACCAAAGCCGACGTTGCTCTACGGCTACGGCTCCTACGAAGCGTCTATGGACCCGGGTTTTTCCATCGCGCGGCTGTCACTTTTCGACCGCGACATGGTCTGGGTCTGCGCCCACGTGCGCGGCGGCGGCGAAATGGGTCGGCTGTGGTACGACCGGGGCAAAGGCAAGGAGAAAATCAACACCTTCACCGACTTCATCGCCTGCGCCGACGCTTTGGTGGCCCAAGGTATCACCACCTACGGGCAACTGGTTGCCGAAGGCGGCTCCGCCGGCGGCCTACTGATGGGCGCGGTGGCGAACATGGCCCCGGAAAAGTTCGCCGGCATCCAGGCGCTCGTTCCTTTTGTGGACCCATTGACCAGCATCCTCATGCCTGAGCTGCCGCTAACGGTCACGGAGTGGGAAGAATGGGGCGACCCCTACCACGACGCCGAGTTCTACGACTACATCGCAAGCTACGCCCCTTACGAAAACATTGAGGCGAAGAAATACCCAGACATCCTGGCAGTGACCAGCCTGAACGACACCCGCGTGCTTTACGTCGAGCCCGCCAAGTGGGTGGCTAAACTGCGGGAACTGTCTACCGGAGGCGAAATACTTTTGAAAACGGAGATGCAAGCTGGCCACGGCGGAATCTCCGGACGCTACGCACGCTGGAAACAGACCGCGTTCGAGTACGCCTGGACACTCGCGCACAGCGGCGCAATTAAACATCAAGCCGGGGCAAATGCAGACCCCGGCGCGGATGCGCAGACTGTGCGATAA
- the purD gene encoding phosphoribosylamine--glycine ligase, translating to MRILVIGSGGREHALLHGLGGGELHVAPGNAGMASLAEVHPVDVASPESIVALARDIEAELVVIGPEVPLVAGAADALTEAGIDVFGPTKAAAQLEGSKAFAKEVMAAAGVRTASATSVRKLGEIEAVLDEYGPNYVVKDDGLAGGKGVVVTQDRAAAEAHARAVIEAGNPVLFESFLEGPEISLFCLVDGETVVPLLPAQDHKRAHDNDAGPNTGGMGAYTPLPWLPDNGVERIVAEIAEPVAREMVARGIPYRGVLYVGAAWGPEGPAVVEFNARFGDPETQPVLSLLKTPLVDALTAVATGTLAQLAPLEWEDGFAATVVLAAEDYPAATRTGDAITGEGLDDPARILHAGTALQDGVLVSSGGRVLNAMGKGATLEEAVDKAYEAIGKIMLQGSFYRRDIARKAIEGDIRVDS from the coding sequence ATGCGCATCCTTGTTATCGGTTCGGGCGGCCGTGAACACGCCCTTCTGCATGGACTGGGCGGTGGCGAGCTGCACGTCGCGCCGGGCAACGCCGGGATGGCTTCGCTCGCTGAGGTCCACCCGGTGGACGTGGCCTCGCCGGAGTCGATCGTGGCGCTTGCTCGGGACATCGAAGCCGAGCTCGTGGTCATCGGCCCGGAGGTGCCGCTCGTCGCCGGAGCGGCGGACGCACTTACCGAAGCTGGCATCGACGTCTTCGGCCCGACGAAGGCCGCCGCCCAGCTCGAGGGCTCCAAGGCCTTCGCCAAGGAGGTCATGGCGGCGGCGGGCGTGCGCACGGCGTCGGCCACCAGCGTGCGCAAGCTCGGGGAGATCGAGGCAGTGCTCGACGAGTACGGCCCGAACTACGTGGTCAAAGACGACGGCCTGGCCGGCGGCAAGGGCGTGGTGGTCACCCAGGACCGCGCGGCTGCCGAGGCGCACGCCCGCGCCGTGATCGAGGCCGGCAACCCCGTCCTGTTCGAGTCCTTCCTCGAAGGCCCCGAGATCTCCCTGTTCTGCCTCGTCGACGGCGAAACCGTCGTGCCGCTGCTGCCCGCGCAGGACCACAAGCGCGCCCATGACAACGACGCCGGCCCCAACACCGGCGGCATGGGCGCCTACACGCCGCTGCCGTGGCTGCCGGACAACGGCGTCGAGCGTATCGTCGCCGAGATCGCCGAGCCCGTCGCCCGCGAGATGGTCGCCCGCGGCATCCCCTACCGCGGCGTTCTCTACGTCGGCGCCGCCTGGGGGCCGGAGGGCCCGGCTGTCGTCGAGTTCAACGCCCGCTTCGGCGACCCCGAGACGCAGCCCGTGCTCTCGCTGCTGAAAACGCCGCTTGTCGACGCCTTAACCGCCGTCGCCACCGGCACCCTCGCCCAGTTGGCCCCGCTTGAATGGGAGGACGGCTTTGCCGCCACCGTCGTGCTCGCCGCTGAGGACTACCCGGCCGCAACGCGCACCGGCGACGCGATTACCGGCGAGGGCCTCGACGACCCGGCCCGCATCCTCCACGCCGGCACCGCGCTGCAGGACGGGGTGCTTGTCTCCTCCGGCGGGCGCGTGCTCAACGCGATGGGCAAGGGGGCCACGCTGGAGGAGGCCGTCGATAAGGCGTACGAAGCTATCGGGAAGATCATGCTGCAGGGATCCTTCTACCGCCGCGATATCGCGCGCAAGGCGATCGAGGGCGACATCCGCGTGGACAGCTAA
- a CDS encoding HIT family protein yields MSTVFTKILNGQLPGRFIYRDETVAAFLSIEPIAYGHTLVVPVEEVDKWTDLSPALWTHMNEVAKEIGQALIDAYGSARAGYLIAGFEVPHAHIHVFPANDMSGYNLANVTPADQTDQAKMDEAAQLLREKLGTNEAGRR; encoded by the coding sequence ATGAGCACAGTATTCACCAAGATCTTGAACGGGCAATTGCCCGGCCGCTTCATCTACCGCGACGAGACGGTCGCTGCGTTTTTGTCCATCGAGCCGATCGCCTACGGCCACACCCTCGTTGTGCCCGTCGAGGAGGTGGACAAGTGGACCGACCTCTCTCCCGCCCTGTGGACCCACATGAACGAGGTGGCCAAAGAGATCGGACAGGCACTTATCGACGCCTACGGTTCTGCGCGCGCCGGCTACCTCATCGCCGGCTTCGAAGTGCCCCACGCGCACATCCACGTCTTTCCCGCCAACGACATGTCCGGCTACAACCTGGCCAACGTCACGCCCGCCGACCAGACGGACCAGGCGAAGATGGACGAGGCCGCGCAGCTGCTGCGCGAGAAGCTGGGCACCAACGAGGCGGGGCGGCGTTAA
- the purB gene encoding adenylosuccinate lyase → MTPVAEKPMNANVLSNRYASPEMATLWSAEHKIILERQLWVAVMKAQQGLGVDIPDEAIAAYEEVLDRVDLDSIAKREKVTRHDVKARIEEFNALAGHEHIHKGMTSRDLTENVEQLQIVRALELTRDKAIALLKAVGNRAEQYKSLVMAGRSHNVAAQATTLGKRFASAADEILLAVERIEQLLGTYPLRGIKGPMGTAQDMLDLMGGEEAKLAQLEAQIAHHLGFARTFDSVGQVYPRSLDFDAISALVHLGAGPSSLATTIRLMAGNETVTEGFKEGQVGSSAMPHKMNARSCERVGGFQVILRGYLTMVADLSGQQWNEGDVFCSVVRRVALPDAFFAIDGQLETFLTVLDEFGAFPAMINRELDRYLPFLATTRILMAAVRAGVGRETAHEVIKENAVAMALDMRENGAEQNLIERLAADERLPLDRAALDAALADRHVFIGAAESQVDAVLARIQTLVDAHPDAAGYTPGEIL, encoded by the coding sequence ATGACACCCGTGGCTGAAAAACCGATGAACGCGAATGTCCTGTCCAACCGCTACGCCTCGCCTGAGATGGCGACTCTGTGGAGCGCCGAGCACAAGATCATCCTGGAGCGCCAGCTCTGGGTCGCCGTGATGAAGGCCCAGCAGGGCCTCGGCGTGGACATTCCGGACGAGGCCATCGCCGCCTACGAGGAGGTGCTCGACCGGGTGGACCTGGACTCCATCGCCAAGCGCGAGAAGGTCACCCGGCACGACGTCAAGGCACGCATCGAGGAGTTCAATGCGCTGGCCGGCCACGAGCACATCCACAAGGGGATGACCAGCCGCGACCTGACCGAAAACGTCGAGCAACTGCAGATCGTCCGCGCCCTGGAGCTGACGCGCGACAAGGCGATCGCCCTGCTCAAGGCGGTGGGCAACCGCGCCGAGCAATACAAGTCGCTGGTCATGGCGGGTCGCTCCCACAACGTCGCGGCGCAGGCCACCACGCTGGGCAAGCGCTTTGCCTCTGCGGCGGATGAGATCCTGCTCGCCGTCGAGCGCATCGAACAGCTGCTAGGAACCTACCCGCTGCGCGGCATCAAGGGCCCGATGGGCACCGCCCAGGACATGCTCGACCTCATGGGTGGCGAGGAGGCGAAGCTTGCGCAGCTCGAAGCCCAGATCGCCCACCACCTCGGGTTCGCCCGCACCTTCGACTCGGTGGGCCAGGTCTACCCGCGCAGCCTCGACTTCGACGCCATCTCCGCCCTCGTCCACCTGGGTGCCGGGCCGTCGTCGCTGGCCACCACCATCCGGCTCATGGCCGGCAACGAGACGGTCACCGAGGGCTTCAAGGAAGGCCAGGTCGGATCTTCGGCCATGCCGCACAAGATGAACGCGCGCTCCTGCGAGCGCGTCGGCGGCTTCCAGGTCATCCTGCGCGGCTACCTCACCATGGTCGCGGACCTCTCCGGCCAGCAGTGGAACGAGGGCGACGTGTTCTGCTCGGTGGTGCGCCGCGTGGCGCTGCCGGATGCGTTTTTCGCCATCGACGGCCAGTTAGAGACTTTCCTGACGGTGCTCGACGAGTTCGGCGCCTTCCCGGCCATGATCAACCGTGAGCTGGACCGCTACCTGCCGTTTTTGGCCACGACCCGGATCCTCATGGCGGCGGTGCGCGCGGGCGTCGGCCGTGAGACCGCGCACGAGGTGATCAAGGAAAACGCCGTCGCGATGGCGCTGGACATGCGCGAAAACGGTGCGGAGCAGAACCTTATCGAGCGCCTCGCCGCAGACGAGCGCCTGCCGCTAGACCGCGCCGCCCTCGACGCCGCGTTGGCCGACCGTCACGTATTCATCGGGGCCGCCGAGTCCCAGGTCGACGCCGTGCTCGCGCGCATCCAGACGCTTGTCGACGCCCACCCCGATGCCGCAGGCTACACCCCGGGTGAGATCCTTTAG